The following coding sequences lie in one Populus nigra chromosome 15, ddPopNigr1.1, whole genome shotgun sequence genomic window:
- the LOC133674831 gene encoding probable E3 ubiquitin-protein ligase RHG1A: MDDYSGKRAGDRFIVSRKGSPHVLRDTANNRDQKAQFCNRIGCSGRLNSSKGTQISSEKAKSSRPRPLISSSSSGKEKNGSSSNKAFSAISKPRNSLQEPRKKFSSQLESESLETGSGQDEVAPPSGRIKLDLRLETDGAGSSDITSMEAGSSDISKSTRSHWNFHQKSGLVNPETVVGSPVSLASKSTIQGTRLNASRFGHRNLRCNTVSDSSSSGSSSSDLNLSRRKDTFNKRICDGESSSFARGKRMIGSSLEGRSSSSNSGISISDSRRARTGTLNRDSSAASIRSRRPLSGYTRARVANQGSGNNLSANEIPLTSQPDMSLDLNAPSSSHQFSVEASLGRPSSYSRPGSSNGSLPGIRPSSPEVSNAQSLMNRESFQRYNMVGIAEVLLALQRIEQDEELTYEQLLVLETSLVLNGLNFHDQHRDMRLDIDNMSYEELLALEERMGTVSTALTEEALSECLKTSIYHSTPMEDATADLEGDKDDIKCSICQEEYVVGDEVGRLQCEHGYHMSCIHQWLSLKNWCPICKASVAPSPPSS; this comes from the exons ATGGATGACTATTCTGGTAAGAGAGCTGGTGATCGGTTCATTGTCTCTAGAAAGGGATCTCCCCATGTTTTGAGAGATACTGCTAACAATAGAGATCAAAAGGCTCAGTTTTGCAACCGAATTGGATGCAGTGGCAGACTGAACTCTAGTAAAGGTACTCAGATAAGTTCAGAAAAAGCCAAATCTTCAAGGCCAAGGCCATTAATTTCATCTTCCTCGAGTGGCAAGGAAAAAAATGGAAGCTCGTCTAATAAGGCTTTCTCTGCCATCAGCAAACCTAGAAATTCCTTGCAGGAACCTCGTAAAAAGTTTTCTTCTCAGCTAGAATCGGAATCCTTAGAAACTGGGAGTGGTCAGGATGAAGTTGCACCACCTTCTGGAAGGATTAAGTTAGACCTTCGCCTTGAAACCGATGGAGCTGGTTCTAGTGATATTACCTCAATGGAAGCTGGAAGCTCCGATATATCAAAAAGTACAAGATCTCATTGGAATTTTCATCAGAAATCAGGATTGGTAAACCCCGAGACTGTAGTGGGGTCACCTGTTTCTTTGGCATCCAAAAGCACCATTCAGGGAACTCGTCTGAATGCCAGCAGGTTTGGTCACAGAAATCTTAGATGCAATACAGTATCTGATTCTTCCTCTTCAGGTTCTTCATCATCAGATTTAAATCTAAGTAGACGGAAAGACACATTCAACAAGAGAATTTGTGATGGAGAAAGTAGTTCCTTTGCCAGGGGGAAAAGGATGATTGGGTCTTCATTAGAAGGGCGGAGTTCTAGTTCAAATTCCGGTATCTCCATTTCTGATTCAAGGCGAGCTAGAACTGGAACTTTGAATAGGGATAGCAGTGCTGCATCAATTAGGTCTCGAAGACCACTCAGTGGCTACACGAGGGCAAGGGTCGCTAACCAAGGAAGTGGAAACAATTTATCAGCAAATGAGATCCCACTAACATCTCAACCTGATATGTCCCTGGATTTGAATGCTCCGAGTTCATCACACCAGTTCTCCGTGGAAGCCTCTTTAGGCCGCCCAAGTTCTTATAGTCGACCTGGCAGTAGCAATGGGAGTTTACCGGGTATTAGGCCATCCAGTCCAGAAGTTAGCAATGCCCAATCTTTGATGAATCGTGAGAGCTTCCAGCGCTACAATATGGTTGGGATTGCTGAG GTATTATTGGCACTCCAGAGGATTGAACAAGATGAAGAACTAACATATGAG CAATTGCTTGTTTTGGAGACCAGTTTGGTCCTTAATGGACTAAACTTCCATGATCAACATAGAGACATGAGACTGGATATCGACAATATGTCATATGAG GAACTATTAGCTCTTGAAGAGAGAATGGGTACTGTGAGCACAGCACTAACAGAGGAAGCCTTGTCAGAATGCCTCAAGACTAGCATTTATCATTCCACTCCTATGGAGGATGCGACTGCAGACCTTGAAGGTGATAAGGATGACATCAAGTGCAGCATCTGTCAG GAAGAGTATGTTGTTGGAGATGAAGTGGGAAGGTTACAATGTGAGCATGGATATCACATGTCCTGCATACATCAATGGCTAAGTCTGAAAAATTGGTGCCCTATTTGCAAGGCATCAGTGGCACCGTCGCCACCATCCTCGTAA
- the LOC133674631 gene encoding uncharacterized protein LOC133674631: MRRKYEGNKRVKRSILQALRKEFEILEMKSGEGVSDYFSRVMTVANKMRIYGEQMRDVTIVEKILRSLNDKFNYIVCSIEESKDIDILSIDELQSSLVVHEQKFHRHNREEQALKVTFENRGRGRQFFNKALMECYKCHKLGHFQSECSSWDKEANYAELREEEEMLLMSYIELNEAKREDIVKLGNNSKMTVMGKGNMRLKVSGLSHVVTEVFFFPDLKNNLLSIGQLQEKGLAILIKHDLCKLYHPTKGLFIQTAMSANRIYGHLSHKGLRTLQFKQMVHRLPQLEALTTICTDCMIGKQHRDPIPKRSTWRASQKLQLIHADICGPISPTSNSKKRTKLENKSIACVLLGVSEESKAYRLYNPITKKIITSRDVVFEENKSWNWDKEHVVTILEWGDNDEEATVSENGDIEEKVENVSPEIVDKGIAEEVENAPTNTVNEGRLRRQLV; encoded by the exons ATGAGAAGGAAGTACGAGGGCAATAAAAGGGTGAAACGATCAATTCTTCAAGCTCTTCGTAAAGAGTTTGAGATTCTTGAGATGAAATCTGGAGAAGGTGTCTCTGACTATTTCTCAAGAGTGATGACTGTTGCCAATAAAATGAGGATCTATGGTGAACAGATGAGAGATGTTACAATAGTAGAGAAGATACTTCGATCTCTGAATGACAAATTCAATTACATTGTTTGCTCTATCGAAGAATCGAAGGATATTGATATTCTATCAATTGATGAACTACAAAGTTCTCTAGTTGTTCATGAGCAAAAGTTTCATAGACATAATAGAGAAGAGCAGGCACTGAAAGTAACCTTTGAAAACAGAGGTAGAGGAcgtcaattttttaataaagctCTTATGGAGTGCTACAAGTGCCATAAATTAGGACACTTCCAGTCTGAATGTTCGAGTTGGGACAAAGAAGCAAATTATGCTGAGCttagagaagaagaggagatgCTATTAATGTCCTATATAGAGTTGAATGAAGCAAAAAGAGAAGAC ATAGTGAAGCTAGGGAATAACTCAAAGATGACAGTGATGGGGAAGGGAAATATGAGACTGAAAGTGAGTGGATTATCTCATGTGGTGACTGAAGTGTTCTTCTTTCCTGACTTGAAGAATAATTTGCTGAGCATTGGGCAGTTACAGGAAAAAGGCTTAGCAATTCTTATTAAGCATGACTTGTGTAAACTTTATCATCCTACGAAAGGTTTATTCATTCAAACCGCGATGTCTGCCAATAGAAT ATACGGGCACTTGAGCCACAAAGGCTTGAGAACTCTTCAGTTTAAGCAAATGGTGCATCGACTACCACAACTAGAAGCTTTAACAACTATCTGTACTGATTGCATGATTGGAAAACAGCACCGAGATCCAATCCCGAAGAGAAGTACTTGGAGAGCATCACAAAAGCTTCAGCTAATCCATGCTGACATATGTGGTCCTATCTCGCCTACGTCAAATAGCAAGAAAAG AACCAAGTTGGAGAACAAAAGTATTGCTTGTGTGTTGCTGGGGGTCAGTGAGGAGTCAAAGGCATATAGGCTTTATAATCCAATAACCAAGAAAATCATTACCAGCAGAGATGTAgtttttgaagaaaacaaatcttggaaTTGGGATAAGGAACATGTGGTGACTATATTGGAATGGGGAGACAATGATGAAGAAGCTACTGTAAGTGAAAATGGTGATATTGAAGAAAAGGTTGAGAATGTTTCTCCAGAAATAGTGGATAAAGGAATTGCAGAAGAGGTTGAGAATGCTCCAACAAATACAGTGAATGAAGGAAGGCTTCGAAGGCAACTTGTTTAG